Genomic segment of Sinorhizobium meliloti:
CGGGAAAGAGCATGCCGTCGTAGATGCCGGGCGTCGACCCGGCGATCTCCACCGCACCCACCGCGCGGGCATAGAATTCGGCAGGGCCGACGCCGCCGATGATCGCATAGGCATAGCCGGCGGCGCGCATGGATAGCAGGCTTTCGACGAGCAGGGCCTCGCCGATGCCCTTGCCGCGCATGGTCGCGTCGACTCCGGTCGGACCGAAGAAGCCGAGCGCGGTTACGTCATGGCAGGCGAAGCCCACGATCCGATCCCGATGGTGAGCGATAAGGATGCGCGCCGGCGTCGAGGAGAAGGCGGTTTCGGCCTCGCCGGCCCACCCGGCCCCGAAGCGCTCCTCGATCCAGGGAATGACGGCCCGCCGCTCGGCCGCAAGCGCCCGGCGGATGCGGATGTCGGGGTCGAGACGCGATGGGCGGCCCTCGGGCAAGGCATAGAGGCGGACGAGCATGTCTGGCATGAAATTGTCTCCGCTTTCGGCGAACAAACGGCGCCGGTAATTGTTTGACTTTTAATAGCGCGGCTGACGCGGACGGCAAACGTCCCTGCTGAAACTCAGCTTGCCTAAGCCGTCGCCGGAAGCTAAATCTCTTGCTGCTCTAACGGGGTGCCCTGGTCGGCTTTTGCGACCGTGGCTGAGAGGCTTCGAGCCAACCCGCGGAACCTGATCCGGCTCATACC
This window contains:
- a CDS encoding GNAT family N-acetyltransferase, whose product is MPDMLVRLYALPEGRPSRLDPDIRIRRALAAERRAVIPWIEERFGAGWAGEAETAFSSTPARILIAHHRDRIVGFACHDVTALGFFGPTGVDATMRGKGIGEALLVESLLSMRAAGYAYAIIGGVGPAEFYARAVGAVEIAGSTPGIYDGMLFPGDPASGT